AAGTTTGCCTTTGCCCAGCCAGCAGATGGTGCCATTTTTCTAGGAAATTGAGGCCGATTCAGCTTGAACTGCCATTTGGCTTTTAGTGTTCTAGGCACTGTGCTCACAGCACATTGTATAGTGCTTCAAAGGTAACCAGTTTCTGTTCTAGGAAAGTCTAGTGCTCTTACCTGCAATTGAACACACTGAAATCTTCAAGTTTCTCAGTTTAagtgaaaacttttatttttaaaatttagggataattagaagaaaatcttagtatttcttttagaaaaatattcccccacccctcaactctctgtttttctctctctcacatctTGTTCCAACATACCAGGTAGAACCATCTCATCTTTCCTTTGAAAGGCCCCCTCACAGTCCTTCACTCTTGTACATGGTGGGTGGACTAAATTCTATAGTGAAATTGTATCTTTTGAGGAATGAGTACTCCTGAACAGTTGCTTTACTTTTTGGGGACATGTAGCTGTGTATTCATCTTTTAAGGTATAAATACTttccttcaaaaaatatatatacatattctgaaatatttggaaGCCAGTTGCAGATGTTATGACACATCAGCCCTAAATATTCAGCATATAACTCCTAATAATAAAGACTTTCTTCTACTTAACTGCTAAACTATGACCATATCTaagaaaattaacagtaatttCCAAGTGTTACTTAATATCcagttcattttcaaaatttcctaGTTATTTCCCactaccacgcttggctaattttttgtatttttagtagagatggggtttcaccgtgttagccaggatggtcttgatctcctgacctcgtgatcctcccgcctcggcctcccaaagtgctgggattacaggcatgatccactgcacccagcccataggGTCATTCTTAACCTGCATTGTTCCTCAGATGTTAAAACCTGAGGCAAGGCCTCTGTGCTACAATTCTCCTTGGAAGTGCAGGCCTGGGGAGCAGGAGTGGGTGTGTACAGTTGCTAAAAGGTAGGGAAGGGGAGTGAGATGATATGATTGTGCTATCACGCTGCCCATTCTCTACTATTAAGTAGGTTGGCTACTTTATCTTGTGGGATCATCTGAGACAGCATGTCACTGGCTGTTTCTTAAGATGATCTGTTTGAAGGAGACAACAGGGAAGAATGTATCCACCGGCTTTCATATTCCACTGATGCAAGAGTCGTGTGCACTCTACAGAGTGTAAATCCTGCCCTTTCAGTTTGTACATGAACAAGCCTGGAACTGGCTGCAGAGTTTCATATCTCTGTCTCAGGGGAAGTCTGGGATGAGAAGCAGCACTGTAGGGTGCTGCCCACATAAAGTCTTCTGGAGCCCAGGCAGACTTTGTTTCTGAAAGGATGTCTGGAGCTGAACACAATGTCCCTGGAGACAGGTGAGGCTGAGAGGATCTGATACATAAGCGTGTCTGATGCAATATCTTATCTTTTAACTCTCTCCCTTGTAGCTACTATAAACTGGAAGTCAGCTCTAAAACCTTGATAAGATTCAGGTAGAACATTTTGGCCAGATAAATGATGTTGTGTACTTCATATTGCACCACATCAGGAGGCACAAAATGCCAGGTTGTTTCACTATTAATGATGCTAAGTTACTTGGTTTTGCTGTGACAAATAGATCTCTGATTGTAAAGGCCCATTTTCCCCTTTGCAATTAGCAAGCAACTGGAGATACATGACACTGTCCTCTTCCCAGCAATCTTTTAACTAATGATTTTAACATTCATTGATTATCATTTTCTGAATCAATTATTTCACTGGGGGTCGCAAACATTAGCCGACATTCTTCTCTGAAGAAGCTTTTCTAGATCACCTGGGGATTAACTACCATTGCTCTTAGGAAGCAGGGAAAAtagttcttttgttttaatttccaattttcaGAGTAAGGAGTTGAAAGTTGAAATAATAGTCATAATCTTGGTgccaaattaattttgttttgttttgcctcctTTGAGTATTGTATGTGGACttatgcattttctttattcagtattTAACAATTCATTATACTTATTAAGGCTACAATTTCCCTAAATTTGACAAGTAAAAGCCCGGAAAACTGGTTGCTGTGTTTTACTGATATGCCCTTATCATTTCTTTAGTAAAggcttccttgctttctggcaaAACAAGATGTCTCATCTTGTCCTTTCCTTGCCCCAGACTTGGAATCCAACGTTTTACTGAGGATATTTGATTCCTTTTACTGGGGAACGGTATTTAGAAGCCAAGACCCAGATACTAGGTATGCTAATTGCTACTGGAGTTTTGGTACTTCTAGACTCTTTCAAGGGTCAGAACTaggaaatctatttttaaaaatcatgagttCATCTGATCTCTCCTTGTGATGAAGCCCCCGGGGGAGGGGTGGCCACCCTGTCTGTGGTTCAGTGGACAtagccttcccagcctcctggTTCTAGAGAGTCTGGGCAGTCTGGATGAGGAGGGCtccccccagcacagcacacctGCTCTGCCAAGGGACAGCCAGAttgcttctttaagtgggtccTTGACCCTGTTCCTCCTAACTGGGTGAGACCTCCTAACAGGGGCCTCCACATGCCTCCTATAGGAATGTTCAGGCTGGCATCAGGTCGGTGCCCCCTGGGATGGAGcccccagaggaaggagcaggctgccGTCTTTGCTCTTTCatagccttcactggtgatatgtccagggagggagagaggtgactcagatctggagtggacccccagcaaaccacagcagccctatggaagagtggcctgactgttaaaggaaaacaaacaaacagaaagcaacaacaacaacaaagactcCACAAAACCCCTATTCacaggtcagcaacctcaaagatcgaaggtagataagcccacaaagatgtcAAAGAATCAATGTGAAAACACTGAagactcaaaaagccagagttcttcttcttctccaaatgatcTAACACATCTCTAGctagggcacagaactgggctgaggctgagatggctgaattaacagaagtaggcttcagaaggtgggtaataaggaacttcactgagctaaaggagcatgttttaacccaatgtaaagaagctaagaatcagtACAGGAGCTGAtaaccagaatagccagtttagagaggaacagaACTGActcaatggagctgaaaaacacaacacgagaacttcacaatgcaatcacaagcaTCAAtaacagaatagaccaagcagacgaaagaatctcagagcttgaagactatctttctgaaataagacaggtagacaagaatacaggaaaaagaatgaacaaaacctccgagaaatatgggattatgtaaaaagaccaaacttaTGACTGATTGgaatacctgaaagtgacagggagaatggaaccaagttggaaagcatacctcaggatatcatccaggagaattttcccaacctagcaagacagaccaacattcaaattcaggaaatccagagaaccccagtaagacactccatgagaagatcagtcccaagacacataatctttAGATTCTCCAacgttgaaatgaaagaaaaaatattaagggcagccagagagaaaggctaaGTCACTACAAAggcaagcccatcagactaacagtgggcctctcagcagaaactctacaagccagaggagaTTAGAGGAAGACCAAGTAAAAGATATTTGTACtaccatgttcattgcagcattgtttacaatagccaagatatggaaacaacactattcaacattcttaaggaaaataatttccaacccagaattttatatctggccatattaagcttcataagctaaggagaaataagatctttttcagacaagcaaatgctgagggaatttatcATCACCAGGCCtaccttgcaagagctcctgaaagaagcactaaatatggaaaggaaaaaccactacctgccaccacaaaaacacactgaagtacagaGACCAGCAGcgctatgaagcaaccacataaacaagtctgcaaaataaccagctagcatcatgatgacaggatcaaattcacacataacaatattaaccttaaatgtaaatgggctaaatgctccaattaaaagacacagaaaggtatgctggataaagagtcaagacccaatTGGTATGTtgtctttaagagacccatctcacatgtaaagacacacataggctcaaaataaagggatggaggaaaatttaccaagcaaatggaaaacagaaaatatcaggGGCcacaatcctagtttctgacaaagaAGACTTtacatcaacaaaaataaaaaaatacaaagagggacattatataatggtaaaatgttcaatttaacaagaagagctaactgtcctaaatatatatgcacccaacataggagcacccagattcataaagcaagttcttagagatctacaaagagacttagacccccacacaataatagtgggagactttaacactccactgacaatattagacagatcattgagacagaaaattaacaaagatattcgggacctgaactcagctctggatcaagtgaacCTGATAGGCATCTatgaactcttcaccccaaaacaatagaatatacattcttctcatcccCACatagcacttactctaaaattgatcacataattggaagtaaaacactcctcagcaaatgcaaaataactgaaatcataacagtctgttggaccacagtgcaatcaaattagaaattaagattaagaaactcactccaaaccatataattacatggaggttaaataacctgctcctgaatgactcctgggcaaataatgaaattaaggcagaaatcaagaagttctttgaaactaatgagaacaaagagacaacgtaccagaatctctgagatacagccaaggcagtgttaagaggaaaatttacagcatgaaatgcccacatcaaaaagctagaaagatctcaaatcagcaATCCAACATCACAACAAAAAGAACTAGAaagccaagagcaaacaaactccaaagctagcagaagacaataaataaccaagatcagagtggaaccaaagaagatagagacacagaaaacccttcaaaaagtcaatgaatccagaagctgttcttttgaaaaaactaataaaaacagactactagctagactaatagagaagaaaagaaagaagaatcaaacagacacaatcggaaatgataaagggatgtcaccactgactccacagaaatacaaactaccatcagagaatgctataaacacctctaaatatataaactagaagatatagaagaaatgaataaattcctggacacatacactctcccaagactgaaccaggaagaaattgaattcttGAATAGGCCAACAACACGTCCTGAAATTGGGCAGAAAATGCCCAAGACCAGAcaaatttacagctgaattctgccagaggtacaaggaagagctggtgccatgtctactgaaactattccaaacaattgaaaagaagggactcctccctaactcatttcatgagggcAGCATGGTGGTTGTCAAGGGCTGACGGTAGAagggaaaaattgttttcaaggAGTTGAAAGGGAACTTCTTACAGTGAGAGAAATATTCTACATATTGTTTGTGATGCTGATTACTAtatgcatttatcaaaaattaTACACTGAAAATGGGTGAAtttaattacatgtaaattatataaaagcaattaaggaaaagaaaaaaatcatgagttcataataatatttctagtttaaatttaacattatagattatttcttaccttctttgattctatatttgtatatctttttttttttttttttggcagtttttacatttatttaaacagaaaacGTGCACATGAGCTGTCTACTCATTTTCTTCACTGCGCAGCCTGGCGTTGGGGTTGGTGACTCTGATGGCCAGCTGGGCAGCTCTTTCCACGATGGCTTTGCGGTTCTTGGAAGAAACATTGTGAGCAATCTCGGCACAGTAAGATTTGTTGCACATCAGCAGCACTTCCAGCTCCTTGACGTTGTGGACCAGGAACTTCCGGAAGCCACTGGGCAGcatgtgctttgtttttttgttgctcCCATAACCAATGTTGGGCATCAAGATCTGGCCCTTGAATCTTCTACGAACCCTGTTGTCAATGCCTCTGGGTTTCCGCCAGTTACGCTTAATTTTGACATATCGGTCTGACTGGTGCCGGATGAActtcttggttctttttttgaCGATCTTGGGCTTCACAAGGGGTCTGAGGGCGGCCATGATGCCTTCGAGGAGGAGATGGCTGCCAC
Above is a window of Papio anubis isolate 15944 chromosome 13, Panubis1.0, whole genome shotgun sequence DNA encoding:
- the LOC101001348 gene encoding 60S ribosomal protein L32, yielding MAALRPLVKPKIVKKRTKKFIRHQSDRYVKIKRNWRKPRGIDNRVRRRFKGQILMPNIGYGSNKKTKHMLPSGFRKFLVHNVKELEVLLMCNKSYCAEIAHNVSSKNRKAIVERAAQLAIRVTNPNARLRSEENE